One part of the Lathamus discolor isolate bLatDis1 chromosome 23, bLatDis1.hap1, whole genome shotgun sequence genome encodes these proteins:
- the LOC136003779 gene encoding DNA-directed RNA polymerase II subunit RPB1-like encodes RLVHSPLCGHRGATCPSASPPCPSASPPCPPASPPCPSASLPCPCASPPCPSASLPFNSASLACPPASPVCPSASPACPSASPACPSASPAWPCASLACPSASLACPCASLACPSASPACPSASPACPSASAPCPSASPACPSASPPCPSASPPCPSASLPFSSASLACPPASPVCPSASPACPSASPACPSASPAWPCASLACPSASLACPCASLACPSASPACPSASPACPSASAPCPSASPACPSASPACPSASAPCPSASPSCPSASPAWPCASLACPSASPACPCTSPAWPCASPPCPCASPACPSASAPCPSASPAWWP; translated from the coding sequence CGGCTTGTGCACAGCCCTCTTTGTGGCCACCGCGGTGCCACTTGTCCCTCTGCATCCCCTCCTTGTCCCTCTGCATCCCCTCCTTGTCCCCCTGCATCCCCTCCTTGTCCCTCTGCATCCCTTCCTTGTCCCTGTGCATCCCCTCCTTGTCCCTCTGCATCCCTTCCTTTTAACTCTGCATCCCTTGCTTGTCCCCCTGCATCCCCTGTTTGTCCCTCTGCATCCCCTGCTTGTCCCTCTGCATCCCCTGCTTGTCCCTCTGCATCCCCTGCTTGGCCCTGTGCATCCCTTGCTTGTCCCTCTGCATCCCTTGCTTGTCCCTGTGCATCCCTTGCTTGTCCCTCTGCATCCCCTGCTTGTCCCTCTGCATCCCCTGCTTGTCCCTCTGCATCCGCTCCTTGTCCCTCTGCATCCCCTGCTTGTCCCTCTGCATCCCCTCCTTGTCCCTCTGCATCCCCTCCTTGTCCCTCTGcatcccttcctttttcctctgcatcCCTTGCTTGTCCCCCTGCATCCCCTGTTTGTCCCTCTGCATCCCCTGCTTGTCCCTCTGCATCCCCTGCTTGTCCCTCTGCATCCCCTGCTTGGCCCTGTGCATCCCTTGCTTGTCCCTCTGCATCCCTTGCTTGTCCCTGTGCATCCCTTGCTTGTCCCTCTGCATCCCCTGCTTGTCCCTCTGCATCCCCTGCTTGTCCCTCTGCATCCGCTCCTTGTCCCTCTGCATCCCCTGCTTGTCCCTCTGCATCCCCTGCTTGTCCCTCTGCATCCGCTCCTTGTCCCTCTGCATCCCCTTCTTGTCCCTCTGCATCCCCTGCTTGGCCCTGTGCATCCCTTGCTTGTCCCTCTGCATCCCCTGCTTGTCCCTGTACATCCCCTGCTTGGCCCTGTGCATCCCCTCCTTGTCCCTGTGCATCCCCTGCTTGTCCCTCTGCATCCGCTCCTTGTCCCTCTGCGTCCCCTGCTTG